From Aspergillus chevalieri M1 DNA, chromosome 4, nearly complete sequence, a single genomic window includes:
- a CDS encoding 2-oxo-4-hydroxy-4-carboxy-5-ureidoimidazoline decarboxylase (COG:S;~EggNog:ENOG410PQ41;~InterPro:IPR018020,IPR036778;~PFAM:PF09349) — MLSTLPSPSSISSLSLEQQFQVLDTLFEPSPELHAITGPVLATHSFASYASLADAVRGQLSALSLSQLPMDQQTLMKILGSHPRLGRPPAKATEHLSELSRKEQANLNASVAEDQMERLSLLNHEYEEKFPGLRFVTFVNGRNRDVIMEEMRQRIDRGDKSREIEENIQAMCDIAKDRARKLQQPSNI, encoded by the exons ATGCTGTCAACCCTTCCTTCACCATCAAGCatatcctctctctccctgGAACAGCAGTTCCAAGTCCTCGACACCCTCTTTGAACCATCACCGGAGCTCCACGCCATCACAGGTCCTGTCCTGGCAACCCACTCATTCGCCTCATATGCTAGTCTTGCTGATGCTGTGCGAGGTCAATTGTCAGCGCTGTCTTTGTCACAGTTGCCTATGGACCAGCAAACACTCATGAAGATCTTAGGATCACATCCACGTCTGGGCAGACCACCGGCCAAAGCTACAGAGCATTTAAGCGAGTTGAGCAGGAAAGAACAGGCCAATTTGAACGCATCAGTCGCggaggaccagatggaacgTTTGAGTCTGTTGAATCATGAATATGAGGAGAAATTTCCTGGGTTGCGATTTGT AACATTTGTCAATGGCCGAAATCGAGATGTAATCATGGAAGAAATGCGCCAGAGGATTGACCGTGGTGACAAGAGCCGCGAGATTGAGGAGAATATCCAG GCCATGTGCGATATTGCCAAAGATCGAGCGAGAAAACTGCAGCAACCATCGAATATATGA